Proteins encoded in a region of the Desulfurococcus sp. genome:
- a CDS encoding serine protease has translation MRGSHLITILTLILLALTPLASADTSSWLLNYSYVKSIDIYAPAVSGSGGGVLTRITLTIAYPGEGRVFFSALPYTELDTQGAARVAAYVASVLANISFERYDYYVVVESSVPVIGGPSAGALMTVGFLSLLTNTSLTPGVTMTGMINPDATVGPVGGLKEKLDAAASAGFKVFLIPLGQRYYQYPVVQEEKYPWGIVRRIAYERVDLVEYGREINVTVVEVGSILDAYTYFTGSNITLKPATPAYSAASSIEAASISRVLGDLEGLVNETYSMTRSIDPYRRALLLGGLESVGNTLVKLESLRNSSPAYVFTSALEMYPSAVYYNLLSKLLAGSLSIGDVAGIVNTSLASIGGRLESLGSIVDPSSLVTASYVKALYYRAGYYYANALSSSDESSKLEYLAYALSFLKQAEIMLNTTSSTGSGFNTGLKATVSVVGLQALSSTVYSYINAIISEAGGDTSTLSEAADYYNLLNMQVTNDTAALLGFTINVIAGSVIAVHKVFDQGNLKSVVSSQAEVINALPGRAFKPPLVELLLESSIEAVNLGDYSSALNTYSKVASIYLTATLVLNTSCTYISQQSEVATPGSPVSTPTQQVQTGSSSSPATSTEGESTWRPGGGVKLYVILAFIAVTVISAIIALRLARAGRTTSKG, from the coding sequence ATGAGGGGCTCTCATCTAATTACAATATTAACGCTTATACTACTGGCATTAACACCCCTAGCTTCCGCCGACACTAGCTCCTGGCTATTAAACTACAGCTATGTTAAATCAATCGACATCTACGCGCCAGCTGTATCGGGTAGTGGAGGAGGCGTGCTAACCAGGATTACTTTAACGATAGCATATCCTGGTGAAGGCAGAGTATTCTTCTCCGCGCTCCCTTACACAGAGCTAGATACCCAGGGTGCAGCTAGAGTAGCCGCGTACGTGGCTTCAGTGCTAGCTAATATATCATTCGAGAGGTACGACTACTATGTTGTCGTGGAGTCTAGTGTTCCAGTGATAGGCGGGCCTAGTGCTGGAGCCTTGATGACAGTGGGCTTCCTCTCACTCTTAACGAATACTAGCCTTACACCAGGTGTCACAATGACTGGAATGATAAACCCGGACGCCACAGTAGGGCCTGTTGGAGGATTAAAGGAGAAGCTTGATGCAGCTGCATCAGCAGGCTTCAAAGTATTTCTGATACCTCTTGGTCAACGCTACTATCAATACCCCGTCGTACAGGAGGAGAAGTATCCATGGGGTATCGTGAGGAGGATAGCATATGAGAGGGTAGACCTTGTTGAATATGGTAGAGAAATCAATGTAACTGTTGTTGAAGTAGGCTCTATACTAGACGCCTACACGTACTTCACAGGATCCAACATTACGTTGAAGCCTGCTACACCTGCATACTCCGCTGCCAGCAGCATAGAAGCCGCTAGCATTAGTAGAGTGCTAGGGGATCTAGAAGGCTTAGTGAACGAGACGTACAGCATGACTCGTTCAATCGACCCTTACCGTAGAGCACTCCTACTAGGAGGCCTCGAGAGCGTGGGGAACACTCTCGTCAAGCTTGAGTCCTTGAGGAATTCCAGCCCTGCTTACGTCTTTACAAGCGCGCTAGAGATGTATCCTTCAGCTGTATACTACAACCTCCTCTCCAAGCTACTTGCAGGTAGCCTTAGTATCGGGGATGTAGCTGGGATTGTGAATACCTCGCTCGCATCTATTGGAGGGAGGCTGGAATCCCTGGGCAGTATAGTGGATCCCAGCTCGCTGGTCACAGCTTCCTACGTGAAAGCACTGTACTACAGGGCAGGCTACTACTATGCTAATGCTCTCTCATCCAGCGATGAATCAAGTAAACTAGAGTATCTAGCTTACGCTCTATCATTCCTGAAGCAGGCGGAGATAATGCTTAATACCACCTCATCCACCGGGAGTGGGTTTAACACGGGTCTTAAAGCTACAGTGAGCGTAGTAGGGCTTCAAGCTCTCTCATCTACAGTCTACTCCTACATCAATGCTATTATAAGTGAGGCAGGTGGAGATACCAGTACGCTGAGCGAGGCTGCAGACTACTATAACCTCCTCAACATGCAGGTAACTAATGATACAGCTGCGCTACTAGGCTTCACTATTAACGTTATCGCCGGCTCGGTAATCGCGGTCCACAAGGTCTTCGATCAAGGGAATCTCAAGAGTGTTGTAAGCTCTCAAGCCGAGGTAATAAATGCTCTACCTGGAAGAGCATTTAAGCCGCCGCTCGTAGAGCTCCTGCTTGAAAGCAGTATTGAAGCGGTTAACCTAGGCGACTACTCATCAGCCCTCAACACTTACTCTAAAGTAGCCTCGATATACCTGACAGCTACGCTAGTCTTGAACACTAGTTGCACATATATCTCCCAGCAGTCAGAGGTAGCTACCCCGGGGAGTCCGGTCTCCACGCCGACACAGCAGGTTCAGACAGGTAGTTCTAGCAGCCCGGCCACTAGCACTGAAGGAGAGTCAACATGGAGACCCGGAGGCGGCGTCAAGCTATACGTGATCCTAGCTTTCATAGCTGTCACCGTCATCTCAGCTATCATAGCGTTAAGACTTGCTAGAGCTGGAAGAACTACTTCGAAAGGCTAG
- a CDS encoding metallophosphoesterase: MKELDIGLYIVAGAPFIYVQEYRMLVMADLHLGFEEAAARGLTYSARGGSSYAGVFLPRIQLKRALEYLRRTTSRIPVERLVVNGDLKHAFDRLLKQEKSEVAALVAEARSMGIREIEVVRGNHDNFIRPLLEKLEVSFVDSIDIAVRGGRLLIVHGHSEVEVSGWDYIVIGHEHPSIRCLGSLRLPVFMKIPLENGGTLIVMPATGPYHPGVSVTLDRSSYLSPIVKRHGLLDRASLITWLDLGSADSGTPRLVESLTATGLIDADSFTLDGSEVIVLEFKDVKVAGLICSL; the protein is encoded by the coding sequence GTGAAGGAACTAGATATAGGCCTGTACATTGTTGCCGGAGCACCCTTTATATACGTGCAGGAATACAGGATGCTAGTAATGGCTGATCTTCACCTGGGGTTTGAAGAGGCTGCGGCAAGAGGGTTGACTTATAGTGCTAGGGGTGGCAGCAGCTACGCCGGCGTCTTCCTCCCTCGCATTCAATTAAAGCGTGCCTTAGAATACCTTAGGAGGACTACGTCTCGTATACCTGTCGAGAGACTAGTTGTCAACGGCGACTTAAAGCATGCATTCGACAGGCTGCTTAAACAGGAGAAGAGCGAGGTGGCAGCACTCGTTGCTGAGGCACGGAGCATGGGTATCAGGGAAATTGAGGTTGTGCGGGGCAACCACGATAACTTCATACGTCCTCTTCTAGAGAAGCTTGAAGTCAGCTTCGTGGACTCGATCGACATTGCAGTTAGAGGGGGGAGACTGCTCATAGTACACGGCCATAGTGAAGTAGAAGTCTCAGGCTGGGATTACATTGTAATAGGTCACGAGCATCCAAGCATAAGATGCCTGGGGTCTCTTAGGCTACCAGTATTCATGAAGATACCCTTAGAGAATGGAGGTACTCTCATAGTGATGCCGGCTACAGGACCTTACCATCCAGGAGTCAGTGTGACACTAGATAGAAGCAGCTATCTCTCACCAATAGTAAAGCGGCATGGACTCCTTGATAGAGCGAGCTTAATAACATGGCTTGACCTCGGGTCAGCTGATTCGGGAACACCGAGGCTTGTCGAATCGCTTACTGCAACCGGGTTGATTGATGCCGACAGCTTCACGCTAGACGGCTCTGAAGTCATAGTATTAGAGTTTAAGGATGTAAAGGTAGCCGGCTTGATCTGCTCCCTTTAA
- the iorA gene encoding indolepyruvate ferredoxin oxidoreductase subunit alpha: MSYLLASRGEKVLLMGNEAIARASLEAGICLAAAYPGTPSTEILEALSEVAGECGIYVEWSVNEKVAFETAYAAAISGVRSLVAMKHVGVNVASDILMSSAYSGVKEGFVVVSADDPGMHSSQNEQDNRWYGMLAHIPVVEPSSVRDTYRLTRAAFELSSKYSHPVILRSTTRISHTRQPVEIEADIPYEKKCRGVFDRRIERWVLIPAFGRKLKARMMHVWDEVRRNEGREPFIRVVNPGGRKAIIASGISFSHVEEALSLMGMPSDVTLVKVSLPVPLPFKPIVDVLRDAREVLVVEELDPVVETQVKDIVVDEGLEVRVHGKNMVPGDGELSVERVFKPIADFLGVSIAPPWQSIGEAVLEPPIPPRPPVLCPGCPHRSTFYIVKTALNKAGIRNVVFTGDIGCYTLGYQKPFETQMTSFEMGGSLGVAHGFGKVLDDPVIAVIGDSTFFHAGIPPAVNIVYNNSKVIPLVLDNSVTAMTGHQPHPGSGITATGAETRRILPEEVLESLGFKTITINPLNVKESINQLAQAFKDYLKGERIAIVSRMKCALVVLREARRAKVTLPVYTIIEDKCTGCMACVNLTACPALVVPPGSRKPIILEDLCAGCGLCASICPFNAIVIGNKPSPEWVKLW, encoded by the coding sequence ATGAGCTACCTGCTCGCTAGTAGAGGAGAGAAGGTATTACTAATGGGTAACGAGGCGATTGCAAGAGCATCTCTCGAAGCAGGCATATGCCTGGCGGCAGCTTACCCGGGTACGCCTTCAACGGAAATACTGGAGGCTTTAAGTGAGGTGGCTGGCGAGTGCGGTATCTACGTGGAGTGGAGTGTTAACGAGAAGGTGGCATTTGAGACAGCCTACGCGGCTGCAATAAGTGGTGTTAGAAGCCTTGTAGCAATGAAGCATGTGGGAGTTAACGTTGCATCAGATATACTGATGAGCAGCGCGTACTCAGGGGTTAAAGAAGGCTTTGTAGTAGTTTCAGCCGACGACCCCGGCATGCACAGCAGTCAGAACGAGCAGGATAATAGATGGTATGGGATGCTAGCGCACATCCCTGTCGTAGAGCCGAGTAGCGTGAGAGACACCTACCGGTTGACGAGAGCAGCATTCGAGCTTAGCAGCAAGTACAGTCATCCAGTGATTCTTAGATCAACAACTAGAATCAGCCATACAAGACAACCGGTGGAGATTGAGGCTGATATACCCTACGAGAAGAAGTGCAGGGGGGTCTTCGATAGGAGAATCGAGAGATGGGTTCTTATACCTGCATTCGGGAGAAAGCTGAAGGCTCGGATGATGCATGTATGGGATGAAGTAAGGAGAAACGAGGGTAGGGAGCCATTCATACGCGTGGTAAACCCCGGCGGGAGGAAAGCCATTATAGCTAGTGGAATAAGCTTCTCGCATGTAGAAGAAGCTCTCAGCTTAATGGGTATGCCTAGTGATGTAACACTTGTTAAGGTGTCGCTCCCAGTACCCCTGCCCTTCAAGCCTATAGTTGACGTCCTCAGAGATGCAAGAGAAGTCCTAGTAGTAGAGGAGTTAGACCCTGTAGTCGAGACTCAAGTTAAGGATATAGTCGTAGATGAAGGCTTAGAGGTAAGAGTTCACGGTAAAAACATGGTGCCAGGCGACGGAGAGCTCTCAGTTGAAAGGGTATTTAAGCCTATAGCCGACTTCCTAGGTGTCAGCATAGCTCCTCCATGGCAGAGTATCGGTGAAGCCGTGCTTGAACCCCCGATACCTCCGCGTCCTCCTGTCCTTTGCCCGGGGTGTCCTCACAGGAGTACGTTCTACATTGTTAAGACAGCTCTCAACAAAGCCGGCATACGCAATGTAGTGTTCACGGGGGATATTGGGTGCTATACGCTTGGATACCAGAAGCCCTTTGAAACGCAGATGACTTCATTCGAGATGGGTGGCAGCCTAGGGGTAGCCCATGGATTCGGGAAGGTGCTTGACGACCCAGTGATAGCTGTCATCGGTGACTCGACATTCTTCCATGCTGGGATACCTCCAGCTGTAAACATAGTCTACAATAACTCGAAGGTCATACCTCTAGTACTAGATAACTCTGTGACAGCGATGACAGGACATCAGCCCCACCCAGGCTCTGGTATTACAGCAACTGGCGCTGAGACCAGGAGGATCCTGCCTGAGGAGGTACTAGAAAGCCTGGGATTCAAGACTATCACCATTAATCCACTGAATGTCAAGGAGTCTATAAACCAGCTCGCACAGGCATTCAAAGACTACTTGAAAGGGGAGAGGATAGCGATAGTATCGAGAATGAAGTGTGCTCTAGTCGTGTTGAGGGAGGCTAGGAGAGCAAAGGTTACACTACCAGTATACACTATTATTGAGGATAAGTGTACTGGATGCATGGCCTGCGTCAATCTTACAGCCTGCCCGGCTCTCGTAGTGCCACCTGGATCCAGGAAGCCTATTATACTAGAAGACTTGTGCGCTGGGTGCGGTCTATGTGCATCGATATGCCCCTTCAACGCTATAGTTATAGGAAACAAGCCCAGCCCTGAATGGGTTAAACTATGGTGA
- a CDS encoding indolepyruvate oxidoreductase subunit beta, with product MKTKFNVLLTGVGGQGLITLGRLIGLAVMRRGLNVTIAEVHGLSQRGGSVTVHVRIGEGDSPVIPSGGAHVIIAMEMLEGARSLTYANRNTTIVLNDVLLPPPLSKYPTRESIAAELLRKGVRYFLYNADKASIEVVGSSISSNVALLGYALAVDRELSQYIGLDDVEYAIEKTFKGRLVEVNKILLRKSYEDGLRDAGG from the coding sequence ATGAAGACTAAGTTCAACGTACTGTTAACTGGTGTAGGCGGGCAGGGCTTGATAACACTGGGCAGGCTTATAGGTCTCGCAGTAATGCGTAGAGGTCTAAATGTCACAATAGCGGAGGTACACGGGTTAAGCCAGAGGGGAGGTAGTGTCACAGTGCACGTGAGAATAGGGGAAGGCGATAGCCCTGTAATACCCTCCGGGGGAGCTCATGTAATCATAGCTATGGAGATGCTTGAAGGAGCTAGAAGTCTTACTTACGCTAACAGGAATACTACAATTGTATTGAATGATGTACTCCTACCGCCACCTCTCTCAAAGTATCCAACCCGTGAGAGCATTGCCGCTGAGTTGTTGAGGAAAGGAGTGAGATACTTCCTCTATAATGCTGATAAAGCGAGCATTGAGGTTGTAGGCTCCAGTATATCCTCTAATGTAGCACTACTAGGGTATGCTCTCGCAGTTGATAGAGAGCTCTCCCAATATATAGGATTAGATGATGTCGAGTACGCTATTGAGAAGACCTTTAAAGGGCGCTTGGTAGAAGTAAACAAAATATTGCTCAGGAAGTCGTATGAGGATGGATTAAGAGATGCAGGAGGATAG
- a CDS encoding iron-sulfur cluster loop, translating into MEILGIDTAVVDRVSRVLKNNKEKLETLDLCDTRFYPPCNESTENVLRYFTVMVAMDHRLSRPGRPYEAELEDGFYHGADLLYRLGARKFSEDPGFFDPARLASIRLEEVESWLSVGGARPPDLEVRTLLLRDLGLKITRLYGGEVKRILEESKGRLYGTMSEPGLIDLLRVFRAFEDPVEKKSLLLAKFLARRGILNTAGRLGIPVDNHLSRIAYRLGIVMVSGSLWGKIRSGVEVTREEDILLRMAVRRGYELISEKSGVDPSIVDDYFWLMGRRVCLRDGEPKCDQCLFKGFCRARRNRSFMVREHSYYNTWYY; encoded by the coding sequence ATGGAGATCCTAGGAATTGATACAGCAGTAGTAGATAGGGTTTCAAGAGTCTTAAAGAACAATAAGGAGAAGCTTGAAACCCTCGACCTCTGTGATACGAGATTCTATCCTCCATGCAACGAGAGCACTGAGAATGTTTTAAGATATTTTACTGTCATGGTAGCCATGGATCACAGGTTAAGCAGGCCTGGAAGACCCTATGAAGCCGAGTTAGAGGATGGATTCTACCATGGGGCTGACTTACTCTACAGGCTTGGAGCAAGAAAATTCAGCGAGGATCCTGGATTCTTCGATCCAGCTCGTCTAGCTAGCATTAGGCTCGAAGAGGTTGAATCATGGCTTAGTGTTGGAGGTGCACGGCCACCTGACCTCGAGGTTAGAACACTCCTGCTCAGGGATCTAGGCTTAAAGATCACTAGGCTCTATGGGGGTGAAGTGAAGAGAATACTCGAGGAGTCGAAGGGGAGACTCTATGGTACGATGAGCGAGCCTGGATTAATAGATCTACTGAGAGTCTTCAGAGCCTTCGAGGACCCTGTTGAAAAGAAGTCTCTGCTTCTAGCAAAGTTTCTCGCTAGAAGGGGGATCCTCAATACAGCGGGTAGGCTGGGGATTCCAGTAGATAATCATCTCTCCAGGATAGCGTATAGGCTTGGAATAGTCATGGTGTCAGGTAGTCTATGGGGCAAGATTAGAAGCGGGGTTGAAGTTACACGGGAAGAGGATATTCTCCTCAGGATGGCTGTGAGAAGAGGATACGAGCTGATATCAGAGAAATCAGGAGTAGACCCCAGTATTGTAGACGACTACTTCTGGCTTATGGGTAGAAGAGTATGCTTAAGAGACGGGGAGCCAAAGTGTGATCAATGCTTGTTTAAAGGGTTCTGTAGAGCTAGACGGAATAGGAGCTTCATGGTTAGAGAGCACAGCTACTATAATACATGGTACTACTAG
- a CDS encoding ArsR family transcriptional regulator yields MSRQKINSNSLTEDEIEELSRRVRLKILHEDDEVVLMTAPNEDQLEEIIRELISYKPMNLREIHLILSGIASEDKIRRALNSLMNDGKAYMTDDGKYISI; encoded by the coding sequence ATGTCACGCCAGAAGATTAATTCGAATAGTTTAACCGAGGATGAAATTGAAGAGCTTTCAAGAAGAGTGAGATTAAAGATCCTTCACGAGGATGACGAAGTAGTCCTTATGACAGCTCCAAACGAAGATCAACTAGAGGAGATAATCAGGGAGCTGATTAGCTATAAGCCTATGAATCTCCGCGAGATACACTTGATTCTCTCGGGAATAGCCAGTGAGGATAAGATTAGAAGAGCATTAAACTCTCTGATGAATGATGGGAAAGCGTATATGACAGATGACGGTAAGTATATCAGCATCTAA
- a CDS encoding HAD hydrolase-like protein gives MSLRLVLLDYDLTLVYNLMDFYEAYTGALEKYEGGSISFSEFLYLLNSNRLSERIPTGVQEEEFWRYFRRIYVSRHPYQMPGASDLLRLLKALSVKITVVSGRETSSEYIWRDLRVLGLDDYVDEVYTSLDIERLGGFEEYLFDKSWLISYILGRHGLKPCNALCIGDFTTDLYSCRKLGIPFIGVSLDDYRSMLLKASGSGIVVKNLLEVLQWIPVIKETIRC, from the coding sequence ATGAGTCTGAGGCTCGTCTTACTGGACTATGATTTAACCCTAGTCTATAATTTAATGGATTTCTATGAAGCCTACACAGGCGCGCTGGAAAAATATGAAGGAGGCTCTATATCTTTCAGCGAGTTCCTCTACCTCCTTAATAGTAACAGGCTCTCAGAGCGGATTCCGACTGGAGTCCAAGAAGAGGAATTCTGGCGTTACTTTAGAAGGATATATGTTTCAAGGCATCCATATCAAATGCCGGGGGCAAGTGATCTTCTAAGACTACTTAAAGCCTTATCAGTTAAAATTACTGTTGTCTCAGGGCGTGAAACCAGCAGCGAGTATATATGGAGGGATCTAAGAGTACTAGGATTAGATGACTACGTTGACGAAGTATACACCTCGCTGGATATAGAGCGACTGGGCGGCTTCGAAGAATACCTTTTCGATAAATCATGGCTTATCTCGTATATACTGGGAAGGCATGGGTTGAAACCCTGTAATGCTCTCTGCATAGGGGATTTTACAACAGACCTATACAGTTGCAGGAAGCTTGGGATTCCATTCATAGGTGTAAGCTTAGATGATTACAGGAGTATGCTGTTAAAAGCTAGTGGCTCAGGAATAGTAGTTAAAAACCTCTTGGAGGTGCTCCAGTGGATTCCTGTGATCAAGGAGACTATTAGATGCTGA
- a CDS encoding TatD family hydrolase, with protein sequence MIVDMHIHCHEISEDILTGYLGKYILVCVSDDPESSRRTLELRERYEGVEPCVGVHPWVADNYGVDELKTLVEEAVRRDVRCLGEVGLDKRFTAGTFNKQLELFRVIVDYAREYELVLNLHAAGAWREVFNEVYKRDIEKAYFHWYTGPTDVLNSIIEAGYYIGLNPAWRIQAKHRDIISLSPLDNILTESDAPYEYHGLKLTPEMIPESIKLLASMLEKSTSEVEEAVWRNYMKIFS encoded by the coding sequence TTGATTGTTGACATGCACATCCACTGCCACGAGATCAGCGAGGATATCCTTACAGGATACCTCGGTAAGTATATTCTTGTATGCGTTTCCGACGACCCGGAGTCCAGCAGAAGGACCCTCGAGCTGAGAGAAAGATATGAAGGCGTAGAACCCTGTGTTGGAGTACACCCATGGGTCGCTGATAATTATGGAGTTGACGAGCTTAAAACCCTAGTAGAAGAAGCTGTGAGGAGAGATGTAAGGTGTCTCGGCGAGGTTGGATTAGACAAGCGGTTTACCGCTGGGACATTTAACAAGCAGTTAGAGCTCTTTAGAGTAATAGTAGATTACGCTAGAGAGTACGAGCTAGTATTAAATCTCCATGCAGCTGGTGCTTGGAGAGAAGTCTTCAACGAAGTGTACAAGCGGGACATTGAGAAAGCCTACTTCCACTGGTATACGGGTCCCACGGACGTATTAAATAGCATTATTGAAGCCGGCTACTATATTGGTTTAAACCCTGCTTGGAGAATTCAAGCTAAGCATCGAGATATAATCAGTTTATCACCCCTGGACAATATTCTAACAGAGAGTGATGCACCCTACGAGTACCATGGGTTAAAGCTTACCCCAGAGATGATACCCGAGTCAATAAAGCTCCTGGCGTCAATGCTGGAAAAGAGTACGAGTGAAGTCGAGGAAGCCGTCTGGAGGAACTATATGAAAATATTCTCGTAG
- a CDS encoding transcriptional regulator has product MEAPKEGETREESMEEIIVDLSNIPLKPIGKREISQLEMALIIGTLYRPEIIELIRDPVERSTWVDSLAVAAKAYARMKAGLTVGQIAEELGRSEAAIRGHLTMKTKAGKLVHETYEKLRKGELKLVAPFIKAPAAGYEDQVKALEEMLEKHKERIKELESALSE; this is encoded by the coding sequence ATGGAGGCTCCTAAAGAAGGAGAAACCCGTGAAGAAAGCATGGAGGAGATTATAGTTGATTTATCAAATATACCGTTAAAACCAATAGGTAAACGAGAGATAAGCCAGCTTGAGATGGCGCTTATAATAGGCACCCTCTACAGACCTGAAATCATCGAGTTGATCAGAGATCCAGTGGAGAGGTCCACATGGGTTGACAGTCTTGCTGTAGCTGCTAAAGCATACGCGAGAATGAAGGCCGGCCTCACTGTAGGGCAGATCGCCGAGGAATTAGGGAGAAGTGAGGCAGCAATTAGAGGACACTTAACCATGAAGACGAAGGCAGGAAAACTAGTTCACGAGACGTACGAGAAGCTCAGGAAAGGAGAGCTGAAACTAGTAGCACCGTTCATCAAAGCTCCTGCAGCAGGATACGAGGATCAAGTAAAAGCGTTAGAGGAGATGCTAGAGAAGCATAAGGAGAGGATCAAGGAGCTCGAGTCAGCTCTAAGTGAATGA
- a CDS encoding KaiC domain-containing protein: MVERVKTGIPGLDEILNGGIPKRNVVLLSGGPGTGKSIMATQFLWGGLQLGEPGIYVALEEHPVQIRINMRNFGWDVRQHEQEGRFAIIDAFTGGVGEAAKREKYVVRDPDSVEELVDVLRTAIREVNAQRVVIDSVSTLYLLKPSIARNVVLQLKKVLSGMGTTSLLVSQVSVTERGFGGPGVEHAADGIIRLDLDEVDGELVRSIIIWKMRGTSHSMKRHLMEITDKGVIIHHDKVFKARRSVGEE, translated from the coding sequence ATGGTTGAGAGAGTTAAGACAGGTATACCAGGACTCGACGAGATCCTGAATGGCGGTATACCTAAGAGGAATGTAGTACTATTAAGCGGTGGACCCGGCACAGGTAAAAGTATCATGGCTACACAATTCCTGTGGGGTGGACTGCAGCTTGGTGAGCCAGGCATATACGTAGCGCTAGAAGAACACCCAGTGCAGATACGCATCAACATGAGGAACTTCGGCTGGGATGTAAGACAACATGAACAAGAGGGTAGATTCGCGATCATAGACGCGTTCACAGGAGGTGTAGGTGAGGCGGCTAAACGCGAGAAGTACGTGGTAAGGGATCCCGACAGCGTTGAAGAGTTAGTAGACGTGTTGAGGACAGCTATAAGAGAAGTAAATGCTCAGAGGGTAGTTATAGACAGTGTTTCAACGCTATACCTGCTTAAACCATCCATAGCTAGAAACGTTGTCCTACAGCTCAAGAAGGTTCTCTCAGGCATGGGGACAACAAGCCTCCTAGTCTCACAGGTCTCGGTGACAGAGAGAGGATTCGGCGGGCCAGGCGTAGAGCACGCGGCCGATGGCATCATAAGACTAGACTTGGATGAAGTAGATGGAGAACTCGTTAGAAGCATAATAATATGGAAGATGAGGGGTACAAGCCACAGTATGAAGAGGCATCTAATGGAGATAACTGATAAGGGTGTAATCATCCACCACGATAAAGTCTTCAAGGCTAGAAGAAGCGTAGGAGAAGAATAA